The segment CGCCTCTAAAGCATTTTGCATTTGGGCCACTTCTTGGGCGATCGCGGGGTCTTGCCGCAATAGGCGCTCAAATTCTGCTGCCTCCTCTGGGTTGAGGTCACCCAGAACATAACCTGCAATGAGTAGCTGTAACTCTTCCGAAGGCATTGACATAGCCATCACTGTACTATCTCGTAAAACTTGTGAGGGTTTGGCGCAGTTTGAGCAGACCTCTTCTGGCTCTAGCTTTCACCGTCCCCAGGGGGATTTCCAGTTGTTTGGCAATTTCTGCCTGACTAAGACCATCGTAATAAGCCATTCTTAGAATTTGCTGCTCACTGTCTGATAATTGAGCCAGGGCGGTACTGACTTCTTGGGATTGCTCATGTTGAAAGACGTGCTCAAACGGAGCATCCGAGACGGTCTCAGCTTGTCCACCCAACTTCCATCGCTGTAGCGTCTGACGAGTACTGTGACGCGATCGCAATCGGTCTCGGGCTCGCGATCGCGTCAAGATGGCGAGAA is part of the Trichocoleus sp. FACHB-46 genome and harbors:
- a CDS encoding sigma-70 family RNA polymerase sigma factor encodes the protein MQSEPSANQASPTSNQTDAELMVALSKGQTAALGVLYDRHAGLVYGLALSALGNAQEAEDLTQDIFLTLAKGTVYDPNRGSLRTFLAILTRSRARDRLRSRHSTRQTLQRWKLGGQAETVSDAPFEHVFQHEQSQEVSTALAQLSDSEQQILRMAYYDGLSQAEIAKQLEIPLGTVKARARRGLLKLRQTLTSFTR